GAATCTAATATAATGATTgctcaaaataaacttactTGGAAGCAAACAAGAGATGACATATacgatgattaatttatattattatttattaataatttaatatgaCTATCCCATCCATCgaacaaaacaataaaaatcagATCATCTCGTCCATCTAACTAACTATAAAACTGTATCAACATATCCTTAAAAGTACATATGTCATATCTCATCACACATTGACCCCTAACCAAACACACCAtgattcaaaatattcataagAATTATTAGAGTGggccataaaaaaaagaaaagcactTGGCATTTCCTTTTGTTAAACGGGCTCatgagggggaaaaaaaaactcctttgAAATCTTGCAGCACTGCACCGTGCTCGCCCCAGGTGCGTGGCGACCGGGGCTGTCGACAAGATGCAACTAAAGTTGTCCTGCGTGCAGTGCACCGTCTCAAGAAGCACAAATGTTTGGGGCCTACTACTGGCATGGGAAATGGGGTGCCatagataaaggaaaaagaaatatattcaAAAGCTGCGTATCTCTTTGCTGGCCTAAAAAGATTGAACccattttttaggaaaaattgggttgttaatataattttgtgaaatcATAAACATGTTATTCTGACTCACGTATCATTGACTCATGTGAGCtccacatgtcattgagatacaaatgacatatcttcaattttacaaaattacaatAGCACGGtgtaaattttcctttttttaattactctCTTCTTCATAATCTGGTTGATTAATGATTATATTAGCATCTGGTTAAACCTCGTACATCGGCAGCAGTAGGATGAACTCAGGTAAATGCTGATGAGTCTCATGGTGATCCTGGTTCAAGATGTGGCATTAATTGGCGTATCGCTATCGATTTGTCACGTTCCAATTATGTGCACATTAAACGGGTAGATAACGGCTCTCGCTGGGAATCCAGaatctaaggtggtgtttagactgagaaaatttttgaaagaagtgtcatgtcaaatgtttgaccggatatcggaagaggttttcagacacaaatgaaaaaacgaatttcacggctagcctagaaacgaatattttgagcctaattaatccgtcattagcacatgctggttactatagtacttatggctaatcatggctaattaggctcaaaagattcatctcaagatttcttccataactgtaaaattagttttttgtttcatctatgtttaatactttatttatatgtctaaaaattcgatgcgatgtttttggaaaaaaaatttggaaactaaacaagccctaaaACTACCTCACTTAAAGAATGTTATTAAGGCCAGTCCATTCACACAGTAGCAAATAATCAGTTACTAGTAAAGTGAGGAAACATATACACGTATTCAAGACGCTCGTATCATTTTCCTTCTACCTATAaacaccaaatttaaagtaaagcttaatttttaaagtttttattgtagtttattttataatatttacttttaatacatgtatatacaaaagttttatttatttgtttttaagccccTTGCGGGGTGTATATTAAAATTAGGAGAACATATATAGGTTTAATTACAACAGACAGTGAAGCAGCGGAGGGTGGGAGGGGGTTCGTCTGATCTAAACAATCATCCTACATGGCGACCAACATTTCTTCTTGAATTTTTATTAGGGCAGATAGACCCCGTGCACCACAGACGCGCCAGGTGTCTTCTTTTGAAAAGATTATGTTGTTCCGCTCTTTCCGGATTTCCCAAAAACTAGGATGGTGAGGGATTTGGCTCCTTTCCACACATCCTTTGGTGTTGCTTGCAGGGTCTCATACCGGCTGTACTCCAGCAGTTGGGGTGAGTGGTGTTGTAGCCAGGTCTTGCCGACGCAATTTTGTTCAGACAGGGCTCCAAACTTGACGCGTCAGGGGGCGCTCTCTGAAAAGGTGTTGTGCTGTTTAGAGGTTCCGGTAGCGGAGCTGACAAAAGTACTTATTTGGTCGCTGTCTCTGTTGTTGTAGACGGTACGGTTCAGCAGCAGTAGCCACGCGAAAAACTTGCACCGTGCGGGCGCCCAGGCCTTCCACACATGTGGCGCGGAGAACGACGCCGTCGATCCGACGATGGGCTGCAtcctctccttttcctttgtTCGTTTGCTCAAGTGCTTGGAAGAGCCGCTCTTTGATCAAACAATTACCGCTAGTACAAAAACTCCACAAGGCATCAACTCCTATGAGAGAATCCAGGGTCCATGCCCCCAGTGTTTCTCAAACTCCTGCGAAATGGAATCATCCATGTAAAATAGTAGGAGTAGAGTACAAGGGATAACCCAAACGATCAGAAAACAAGATACATCCTGCATTTGACGCAAATCTCGAGGCACCCTCAACGGCGATGAAGTAATGAAACAGAATGGGATTACGGGAGCCTAACTTTTTCGACTTTTTAAAGATACCGACCGTGATCACGAGTAGTTGGTTACTTTGGATCAACTACACTGACAccttagaaattttattcgagtaaaactaaaactaaaatatataacattacaataaatttaaatttatgtgtaatatataagttttaaataaaatatttaatatatagttAGACTTAAATAACTAGTAGAAGGCACAGTAAACACGTCCAACTTTTtggcttatacttatatttgggCTGCGTTCGTTAGTGTTATTTATCTGgtgcgaaaaacatagtaatagatcagtatataattaattaattataaattataaagaaatgcaaaatatattaatattatttttaagcaactttcctatataaaaattttgcaagAATACACAATTCGATAATTCGGAAAATATGTGCgtaaaaaacgagaaaatctaGAGTTAGGAAAGGGGTAGCTAAACACAACCTtgttaactaaaatttaaaccatAAAACCAAAATATGAAGTATGTTTTTCAAGGACTTTAatcgtagtttttttttctcaactctTATAGTTAGatcagtatatatgtatatatgaaaattagatattactatcaggtgtagctactcacTTCACATTTTCAcatttatgataaaaatatttttataatgtgTAAAGGTTTTACCAACGAATTAGTTTTAAAGTCATTAATAAGCCATTAACCATGAACAGTCGAGCAGCTAGCGAGCTTGTCGTCGCGTGGTCTGAATAATTGAGAGGCGTCAGGCCCCGGAATGTCACGTGAGTCATCAATCATTTACCCGCGGAGGCAGCTGTGCCTCCTCCGGCGGCCGCATCCATGGCGTAGTAGCACCGATATTTACCGGAGCGTGAGTAGCTGTAGGCCTGTAGCTGCTTCGGCCGCTCGCTGTCCGCCACaaagcgacgacgacgaacgcTCGTCGCGCACCTACCCAAGATTTGCCCTCGGCATTTACGCCCTCACCTACAATCTCAAGCAAGCCCGGGATTAATGGCTCTTTATAGTGCCACCATTGCCGAGCCCATCCCATTgcggaagcagcagcagctccggcTCCTTCCTCCTCGTGCAATGCcactcgtcctcctcgccgcgtaGCTTTCGGGTTTGGAGCTCACTGTGCTGCTCACTTTGTGCCAGTGTCAGTTCTTGCAGAGCGTGGTGCTGGTGTGTCGTGACGTTGTCTGCAGGAGCTGCAATGGCGGCCGCCAGGCTCGCCGTGCTCATCGCCGCCTTGCTCTGCTGCTCCCTCGCGCGGCTCTcccggtgcggcggcggcgttggcggcggcggagggggacaGAGGGTGCAGAACTACACCTCGATGTTCAGCTTCGGGGACTCGCTCACTGACACCGGCAACCTCGTCGTGTCCAGCCCGCTCTCCTTCAGCATCGTCGGCAAGTACCCCTACGGCATGACCTACTTCCACCGCCCCACCGGCCGCTGCTCCGacggccgcctcgtcgtcgacttCCTCGGTGCGCGCCCGGGCCAATGCGAGCCACCCGCGCCCCGTCCCCCGCTGCACATTCTGATGTTCCAGTGGGCATTTGTTTACTCTTTTCTTACCTTTCTCTCCATGTCTCGTCTCTTCCGCCGCAGCGCAAGCGTTCgggctgccgctgctgcagcCGTACCTGTCGCGTGGCAAGGACGTCCGGCGGGGCGtcaacttcgccgtcggcggcgccacgGCGATGGATCCGCCCTTCTTCGAGGAGATCGGCGCGTCCGACAAGCTCTGGACCAACCTGTCACTCAGCGTGCAGCTCGGCTGGTTCGAGCAGCTCAAGCCTTCACTCTGCAGCTCACCGAAAGGTCTCTCGCACATTTCCGATTGGGGCGATTTGGTTCGAATCGTATCCACAAATACCGATTGTGATGTTTGGATTCTTGGCATGTCTACGCTGAATCGAAGCAGATTGCAAGGAGTTCTTTAGCAAGTCCCTGTTCCTCGTGGGGGAGATTGGGGGAAACGACTACAACTACGCCTTCTTCAAAGGCAAGAGCTTGGACGACGCCAAATCCTACGtccccaccgtcgccggcgccgtcgccgacgccaccgAAGTGAGCGTCGTCTTCACAGCACCAATGCTGAACGATCACAGAATCAAGAttcaatcttttctttttcacttgTGCTGACCGCAATGTGTCGGGATACAGAGGCTGATCAAGGCCGGCGCGCTGCACCTGGTGGTGCCGGGGAACCTGCCAATCGGCTGCTCGTCGGCGTACCTGACGCTGCACCCCAGCGGCAACAAGAGCGACTACGACGCCACCGGCTGCCTCAAGACGTACAACGACTTCGCCCAGCACCACAACGCCGTGCTCCAGGACAAGCTGCAGCTGCTTCGCCGGAGCTACCCCGAGGCCAGGATCATGTACGCCGACTACTACGGCGCCGCCATGTCCTTCGCCCAGAACCCCAAGCAGTTCGGTGAGCACGCAAAAACCTCACCCCCAATCCCATCCAAATCCATTTCGCTGTCCTGATTAAGTTAGCCAGCTGATAACCTGAGCTGTCTAGGACGCTGTCCAGTTGAATGGGATGGACAGAGTGGCACTGAACGAACTGATGAACTATTCTGCATTTGCATCACTGATGCTGGGATGACAGCAACAGAGAACGGTAGCAATCACGGTGGCCCGCCACGATCTCTCATCAATCATCGTCAGTATGGGGGTGTAGATGTAGGACTCTCTGAAAATGCAATGTGAGATTGTCGGGCTCTTTCAGAAAAGATTAGAGGATCTGATCCCTCCTAGTGGCCATTCTTCTTTAGGGAAAAGGGACTTGTATGCCTGTGCATAGAGGATGATTACTT
This is a stretch of genomic DNA from Oryza brachyantha chromosome 1, ObraRS2, whole genome shotgun sequence. It encodes these proteins:
- the LOC102714775 gene encoding GDSL esterase/lipase At5g45910-like isoform X2; amino-acid sequence: MAAARLAVLIAALLCCSLARLSRCGGGVGGGGGGQRVQNYTSMFSFGDSLTDTGNLVVSSPLSFSIVGKYPYGMTYFHRPTGRCSDGRLVVDFLAQAFGLPLLQPYLSRGKDVRRGVNFAVGGATAMDPPFFEEIGASDKLWTNLSLSVQLGWFEQLKPSLCSSPKDCKEFFSKSLFLVGEIGGNDYNYAFFKGKSLDDAKSYVPTVAGAVADATERLIKAGALHLVVPGNLPIGCSSAYLTLHPSGNKSDYDATGCLKTYNDFAQHHNAVLQDKLQLLRRSYPEARIMYADYYGAAMSFAQNPKQFGRCPVEWDGQSGTERTDELFCICITDAGMTATENGSNHGGPPRSLINHRQYGGVDVGLSENAM
- the LOC102714775 gene encoding GDSL esterase/lipase At5g45910-like isoform X3, with translation MAAARLAVLIAALLCCSLARLSRCGGGVGGGGGGQRVQNYTSMFSFGDSLTDTGNLVVSSPLSFSIVGKYPYGMTYFHRPTGRCSDGRLVVDFLAQAFGLPLLQPYLSRGKDVRRGVNFAVGGATAMDPPFFEEIGASDKLWTNLSLSVQLGWFEQLKPSLCSSPKDCKEFFSKSLFLVGEIGGNDYNYAFFKGKSLDDAKSYVPTVAGAVADATERLIKAGALHLVVPGNLPIGCSSAYLTLHPSGNKSDYDATGCLKTYNDFAQHHNAVLQDKLQLLRRSYPEARIMYADYYGAAMSFAQNPKQFGTEPSRKTLSGNGPEIQCQPSWKTVFGMDQF
- the LOC102714775 gene encoding GDSL esterase/lipase At5g45910-like isoform X1; this encodes MAAARLAVLIAALLCCSLARLSRCGGGVGGGGGGQRVQNYTSMFSFGDSLTDTGNLVVSSPLSFSIVGKYPYGMTYFHRPTGRCSDGRLVVDFLAQAFGLPLLQPYLSRGKDVRRGVNFAVGGATAMDPPFFEEIGASDKLWTNLSLSVQLGWFEQLKPSLCSSPKDCKEFFSKSLFLVGEIGGNDYNYAFFKGKSLDDAKSYVPTVAGAVADATERLIKAGALHLVVPGNLPIGCSSAYLTLHPSGNKSDYDATGCLKTYNDFAQHHNAVLQDKLQLLRRSYPEARIMYADYYGAAMSFAQNPKQFGFRHGALRTCCGGGGPYNFNPKASCGVRGSSVCTDPSAYANWDGVHLTEAGYHAIANSILNGPYTSPRLL